The Zingiber officinale cultivar Zhangliang chromosome 9A, Zo_v1.1, whole genome shotgun sequence genome window below encodes:
- the LOC122021872 gene encoding uncharacterized protein LOC122021872, with protein sequence MQEMRQQNQLEMQEMRFMFLQSMRQQNHPEQIASGGICSGIGNEFGSNSDINIGAKKSVFQSNLRNVSHGDICANTKCKLLHWSAEELVVAEGRIASTDPNTKVHHVILGGSCWKVWVDKVLVEKVDLIRSNDEMQFLDDAIGSTVAWLSKFIVLCD encoded by the exons atgcaagaaatgaggcaacaaaatcaactagaaatgcaagaaatgaggttTATGTTTTTACAAAGTATGAGACAACAAAATCATCCAGAACAG ATTGCTAGTGGTGGCATTTGTAGCGGTATTGGGAATGAATTTGGTAGCAATAGCGATATCAATATTGGTGCCAAAAAAAGTGTTTTTCAG TCAAATTTGAGAAATGTGAGTCATGGAGATATCTGTGCTAATACTAAATGTAAGCTGCTTCATTGGTCTGCTGAAGAATTAGTTGTTGCAGAAGGTCGAATTGCATCCACAGATCCAAACACAAAAGTGCATCACGTTAttcttggtggatcatgttggaaagtttgggttgataaagttttggtggaaaaggtggacctaattcgatcaaatgatgaaatgcagtttcttgatgatgcaataggaagcacgGTTGCATGGTTATCgaaatttatagtattgtgtgattga